The window TGCTTTGGAAGATGAACGCCGTATTCACAGCATGCTGATCCCTCAGCTTGAAAAAGGGCGTGATTTGCTTGACCGTGAAAAGCGTGATCAAGACATTGCGAAATTAACCAAGGCAGATGTCGATGCTGCGATTAAGAAATATATCCGCGTAGATCAGCTGGTTGAAGTGATGGCGGATCAGTATGGACAGGCGCAGGCTGCTGTGAAAAAGTAACTCAGCTTGAGGGTAAAAGTGCCTAAACAGAAAGAGCCGGTCAGCTAGCTGACAGGCTCTTTGCTTTTGTTTTGTACAGAAAAGGCAGATTATTCATGCGCTTTTAAGCTTGAGCGCCTGCATTGCCTTATTTTTCCTTTAAAACGCTTAATGCCTTTGCTGAGGTTATTCTACTCAACTGCGGGGCAGCAATCGCCCCGCAAGGCTTTAAAGCTCAGTGCTTGTGGTCGTGATCGTGTTTATTGGCGTGAAATTCTTCATTGTGGCGGAAGCGCAAATAGTTCTCGAACTGTTCGCAGTATTCATCATAATTGTCTTCCAGCATCATCTGAAACTGCTGCAGCACATAGGACATAACCTGTTCTTTGGCTTCGCGCATTTCCTCGCCGTCTTTAAAGCCGTTGGCAGCGACCCAGGTATTGAAGCGGGCGGTAGCGAACAGCATGGCAGCGCTGACTTGGCCGCGCATTTCAGCCGGCTTGACGGAAGAACCTTTTTCAACACGGCAAAATTCATTGGCTAGCTTGATAAATTCATCTGCGCGTTCAAAGAATGCCGCATTTAACGCTTCTTCTTCGGTGACATCGGTTGCTTCAATCTTTTGAACCATGAATTTTTCCTGACATGAAAATCTTAAAGGCTAATTATAGGCAAAGCCTTGCAGAAACAAAACCATTGACTTAATCTAAAAATAGCCTAAGCATAAATGGAATCCTTCATGCAAGATGCAATTGCGGTACAAAGCTTAAAAAGCGACATCGCCTTGCTGCGCCAGAATATCTGGCCGCCGGCAAATTTAGCCAATGTCGAAGGCTTGCCGATCTATTACGGCATCCAGTCCGAAGTCGCTGAATACTATAAGCAATGGGCTGGCCT is drawn from Acinetobacter sp. WCHAc010034 and contains these coding sequences:
- a CDS encoding DUF3144 domain-containing protein encodes the protein MVQKIEATDVTEEEALNAAFFERADEFIKLANEFCRVEKGSSVKPAEMRGQVSAAMLFATARFNTWVAANGFKDGEEMREAKEQVMSYVLQQFQMMLEDNYDEYCEQFENYLRFRHNEEFHANKHDHDHKH